From the genome of Cryptococcus neoformans var. neoformans B-3501A chromosome 1, whole genome shotgun sequence, one region includes:
- a CDS encoding hypothetical protein (Match to ESTs gb|CF188210.1|CF188210, gb|CF188211.1|CF188211; HMMPfam hit to Pyr_redox, Pyridine nucleotide-disulphide oxidoreductase, score: 35.5, E(): 1.8e-08) yields the protein MAKSAMCTVVVLGASYGGCPAVKILAEKLPRNCKLIAIDRNTHMNHVYTFSRFTVKTKHAPKSFIPYKHLLDPQPKLAPEIDLSTPPETPPIHPSVLDQEDDVLAGRARHQFIQGVVTKLSSKEVTFVRPSEEDRPAFKDVAFKSVPAANVDSKEVNMTYGEFDGPEEKIEYNYLLYALGSTLPDPVNVWQPLSGQPRVTGDERKLGNKKRGLKFMAIQSEKFKAAGRILIIGGGALGIQYATDLKDVYPEKKITLLHSRTRLLPIYPIKLHVTVMEALTKMGVDVVLGERVMTWPDEPEVLDGKTKYVTTDKGRTFEADIVLPCTGQRPHVSLMAELDPALISPMTGRIRVLPTQQVCPSRLASVENTEKQFSKSFMPTVTPPLTSSSATSIGSDEDQLQTQKDYNHIFAIGDCAQTKAIQAGHTAFGQGEVAARNILRLIEKEGEAGKINDEELEEYEAPKPAIKLTLGIKNGVLVDGESVTPNNTGEEDLHALLMWGLPNAVGMDINE from the exons ATGGCCAAGTCCGCGATGTGCACCGTCGTTGTCCTCGGCGCCTCCTACGGCGGCTGTCCCGCTGTCAAGATCTTGGCGGAGAAGCTTCCTCGTAATTGCAAGTTGATTGCTATTGATAGGAATACGCATATGAACC ACGTCTATACGTTCTCCCGCTTTACGGTCAAGACCAAACATGCTCCCAAGAGTTTCATACCTTATAAACATTTGCTCGACCCACAACCCAAGCTTGCGCCCGAAATAGATCTTTCAACTCCCCCTGAAACACCGCCCATTCATCCGTCCGTCCTTGACCAGGAGGATGACGTTCTAGCTGGAAGAGCGAGACATCAGTTTATTCAAGGCGTGGTCACCAAGTTATCTTCGAAGGAGGTCACCTTCGTTCGTCCTAGTGAAGAGGACCGTCCGGCTTTTAAAGATGTCGCTTTCAAAAGTGTCCCTGCGGCTAATGTTGATAGCAAGGAGGTCAATATGACGTACGGCGAATTTGACGGGccggaagagaagattgagtACAACTACCTACTCTACGCCCTTGGCAGTACCCTTCCCGATCCTGTTAACGTCTGGCAACCTCTCAGCGGCCAGCCGCGGGTTACGGGAGATGAGCGAAAGCTAGGGAATAAGAAGCGTGGCTTAAAGTTCATGGCCATCCAATCAGAAAAGTTCAAGGCGGCGGGTAGAATCTTGATAATCGGAGGAGGCGCGTTGGGAATTCAGTATGCGACTGATTTGAAGGATGTGTATcccgagaagaagattacGCTGCTACATTCAAGGACGAGGCTGTTACCCATCTACCCCATCAAGCTGCATGTCACAG TTATGGAAGCCCTCACCAAGATGGGGGTCGATGTCGTACTTGGAGAACGAGTGATGACATGGCCCGATGAGCCTGAAGTGCTTGATGGAAAGACCAAATATGTTACTACTGATAAAGGCCGTACATTTGAAGCAGACATCGTT CTGCCATGTACAGGCCAAAGACCCCACGTTTCCTTGATGGCGGAGCTTGACCCTGCACTCATTTCACCTATGACCGGTCGTATTCGCGTACTCCCCACTCAGCAAGTCTGTCCCTCCCGGCTAGCGTCTGTAGAAAACACGGAAAAGCAATTTTCCAAATCATTCATGCCTACCGTAACGCCTCCCTTGacctcttcatctgccACTTCCATTGGTTCCGACGAAGATCAGCTTCAAACCCAGAAAGATTACAATCACATCTTCGCCATTGGAGATTGTGCGCAGACTAAAGCTATCCAAGCTGGACATACAGCTTTTGGCCAAGGGGAAGTCGCTGCCAGGAACATTTTGAGGTTgattgagaaagaaggagaagcgggAAAGATAAATGACGAGGAGTTGGAGGAATACGAGGCGCCTAAGCCTGCTATCAAGCTCACGCTTGGCATT AAAAATGGGGTACTGGTAGACGGAGAAAGTGTGACGCCTAACAATACGGGCGAAGAAGACCTGCACGCCCTGCTCATGTG GGGACTTCCTAATGCGGTGGGGATGGACATCAACGAGTAA